One genomic segment of Pseudomonadales bacterium includes these proteins:
- the flhA gene encoding flagellar biosynthesis protein FlhA has protein sequence MNTRLDAGPAPIAWRRLLQGSLGIPLILLALLGMMVLPLPAALLDLFFTFNITLSIAVLLVCVYARKPLDFAVFPTVLLITTLFRLALNVASTRVVLLHGHEGGDAAGKVIEAFGEVVIGGNYAVGLVVFAILMIINFAVVTKGAGRISEVSARFTLDAMPGKQMAIDADLNAGMLTQDEAQQRRREVAQEADFYGAMDGASKFIRGDAIAGLLILVINLLGGLGIGMLQHDLGFAEAMSRYSLLTIGDGLVAQLPSLMLSIAAAIMVTRVESMSDMSEQIVAQMFSSPRILLVTAAVMGVIGAIPGMPHLIFGVLAAATGALGYWLEQKKQRALLAPVTDEAPVVAVTPEVRELGWDDVTPVDVTGLEVGYRLIPLVDSTQGGELLARIKGIRKKLSQDLGFLIPSVHIRDNLELPPNHYRIILMGVAVAEGRIEMGRELAINPGKVFGTLPGIETQDPAFGLPAVWIDPGQRERAQSLGYTVVDGSTVVATHLNQILLEHAVDLLGHEEVQKMVDLLIKSSPKLAEELIPNRISLSLLLKILQNLLRERVSIRDLRTIAEAITSVTPPSQDPTVLTAAVRIALSRMIVQGLVGNGGEIPVITLEPQLEQMLLSSYKQARDAGNPPEEGMVIEPSLAERMQRMLREAAARQEMDGQSAVLLVSAPLRPVLARFVRYGGVSMSVLSYQEVPENKQIMVVATVGRH, from the coding sequence ATGAACACTCGACTTGATGCGGGCCCGGCACCCATTGCCTGGCGGCGTCTGCTGCAGGGCAGCCTCGGCATTCCGCTGATTCTGCTGGCGCTGCTGGGCATGATGGTGCTGCCGCTGCCGGCGGCGTTGCTCGACCTCTTCTTCACCTTCAACATCACGCTGTCGATCGCGGTGCTGCTGGTCTGTGTCTACGCCAGAAAGCCGCTCGATTTCGCGGTTTTTCCCACGGTGCTGCTGATCACCACCCTGTTCCGGCTGGCGCTCAATGTCGCCTCGACACGGGTGGTGCTGCTGCATGGCCATGAGGGCGGTGATGCGGCCGGCAAGGTGATCGAGGCCTTCGGCGAGGTGGTGATCGGTGGCAACTATGCGGTGGGGTTGGTGGTCTTTGCCATTCTGATGATCATCAACTTTGCCGTGGTGACCAAGGGTGCGGGGCGCATCTCCGAGGTGAGTGCCCGTTTCACCCTCGATGCCATGCCGGGCAAGCAGATGGCGATCGATGCCGACCTCAATGCCGGCATGTTGACGCAGGATGAGGCCCAGCAACGGCGGCGGGAGGTCGCACAGGAGGCCGATTTCTACGGGGCGATGGATGGCGCCAGCAAGTTCATCCGCGGCGATGCGATCGCCGGGCTGCTGATTCTGGTGATCAACCTTCTGGGTGGTCTTGGCATCGGCATGTTGCAGCATGATCTCGGCTTTGCCGAGGCGATGAGCCGCTACTCATTGCTGACCATCGGTGATGGTCTGGTGGCGCAGTTGCCCTCGCTGATGCTCTCGATTGCTGCCGCGATCATGGTGACGCGGGTCGAGAGCATGAGTGACATGAGCGAACAGATCGTCGCGCAGATGTTCAGCTCCCCAAGAATTCTGCTGGTGACCGCGGCGGTGATGGGGGTGATCGGGGCGATTCCGGGCATGCCCCATCTGATTTTCGGTGTGCTGGCGGCGGCGACCGGCGCGCTGGGTTATTGGTTGGAGCAGAAAAAACAGCGCGCGCTGTTGGCACCGGTGACCGATGAGGCGCCAGTGGTTGCAGTGACGCCCGAAGTGCGGGAGCTCGGTTGGGACGATGTGACGCCAGTCGATGTGACCGGCCTCGAGGTGGGCTATCGGCTGATTCCGCTGGTCGACAGCACCCAGGGCGGTGAATTGCTGGCGCGCATCAAGGGCATACGCAAGAAGCTGTCGCAGGATCTTGGATTCCTGATTCCATCGGTGCACATCCGCGACAACCTGGAGCTGCCGCCGAACCACTACCGCATCATTCTGATGGGGGTGGCAGTGGCGGAGGGACGGATCGAGATGGGGCGGGAGCTGGCGATCAACCCGGGCAAGGTGTTCGGCACCCTGCCGGGCATCGAGACCCAGGATCCGGCCTTCGGCCTGCCGGCGGTCTGGATCGATCCCGGCCAGCGTGAGCGGGCGCAGTCGCTGGGCTATACCGTGGTGGATGGCAGCACCGTGGTGGCGACCCATCTCAACCAGATTCTGCTGGAGCATGCGGTCGACCTGCTCGGACATGAAGAGGTGCAGAAGATGGTCGATCTTCTGATCAAGTCTTCACCCAAACTGGCCGAGGAGCTGATTCCCAACCGCATCAGCCTCAGTCTGCTGCTGAAGATATTGCAAAACCTGCTGCGCGAGCGGGTGTCGATCCGCGACCTGCGGACCATCGCCGAAGCCATCACCTCCGTGACACCACCGAGTCAGGATCCGACCGTGCTGACCGCCGCGGTGCGCATTGCGCTGTCGCGCATGATCGTTCAGGGATTGGTCGGCAATGGCGGTGAGATTCCGGTCATTACCCTTGAACCGCAATTGGAACAGATGTTGCTTTCTTCATATAAACAGGCGCGCGACGCCGGAAATCCGCCGGAAGAGGGGATGGTGATCGAGCCGAGCCTGGCGGAGCGGATGCAGCGGATGCTGCGCGAAGCCGCCGCGCGTCAGGAGATGGACGGCCAGAGTGCGGTGCTGCTGGTGTCCGCACCGCTGCGGCCAGTGCTGGCACGCTTCGTCCGTTACGGTGGCGTGTCGATGTCGGTGCTGTCGTACCAGGAAGTGCCTGAAAACAAGCAGATCATGGTGGTCGCGACCGTAGGTCGTCACTGA
- a CDS encoding HDOD domain-containing protein → MAPLSAESIAANTTTVASLPELHQQLEAAILSPASTLDDLARIIGNEPGLAARLLKLANSALYRHSGPIETITRALTLIGTRQLQELALATLVIERFRLLETPQLSMREFWRNALATAIAARVIAIHLRERDSERFFLAGLFHKIGRLVLFTDHPELATQSLIQAQQAGLLLSDAEEQLLGFHHAEIGHALLKQWNLPALHCEGVRHHIAPSIAPTTSVVACIVHLANWLADGAAFGHAGDHFAPRLDPGALRTLGLCAATLESLLNELERQYQDVEPLLLGETDG, encoded by the coding sequence ATGGCACCGCTCAGCGCTGAATCGATTGCGGCCAACACCACCACCGTGGCGTCGCTGCCCGAACTGCATCAGCAGTTGGAAGCCGCCATTCTCTCGCCTGCCAGCACACTGGATGACCTGGCGCGGATCATCGGCAACGAACCTGGCCTCGCCGCCAGGCTGCTCAAACTGGCCAACAGCGCGCTCTATCGACACAGCGGCCCGATCGAAACCATCACCCGGGCCTTGACGCTGATCGGCACCCGACAACTGCAGGAGCTGGCGCTGGCCACGCTGGTGATCGAACGCTTCCGGCTGCTGGAGACCCCGCAGCTCAGCATGCGTGAATTCTGGCGCAATGCGCTGGCCACCGCGATCGCCGCGCGGGTCATCGCCATCCATCTGCGCGAACGCGACAGCGAGCGGTTCTTTCTTGCCGGACTGTTCCACAAGATCGGCCGCCTGGTGCTCTTTACCGACCATCCCGAACTGGCCACACAGTCTCTGATCCAGGCGCAGCAAGCCGGTCTGCTGCTGAGCGATGCCGAGGAGCAGCTGCTGGGCTTTCACCATGCCGAAATCGGCCATGCACTGCTCAAGCAGTGGAACCTCCCGGCCCTGCACTGCGAAGGCGTGCGCCACCACATCGCCCCCTCGATCGCGCCCACCACCAGTGTGGTGGCCTGCATCGTCCACCTGGCCAACTGGCTGGCGGATGGTGCCGCGTTCGGCCATGCCGGCGACCATTTTGCGCCACGGCTCGACCCCGGTGCACTGCGGACACTTGGTCTGTGTGCAGCGACACTGGAGAGCCTGCTGAATGAACTCGAGCGACAGTACCAGGATGTCGAACCACTGCTGCTGGGCGAAACCGATGGCTGA
- a CDS encoding bifunctional diguanylate cyclase/phosphodiesterase, producing the protein MAEPNTLLELPAGKLQERVDFLEELNRWYANELDILSSIAVVYQHCLPHGNSERILGATLPFLQRIAPFNAIGFALTDEEGLNFNLRGVGSGSFDVTLPRLLDQLIDNGQFGWAVKQQLPTLYKQKEQFNVLACPIAVPNQTLGMMIATFEDERALPPRAQRLLMAVLQHCAYALHNVRLYHQVERQNHYLEKLITERNDQLEHASTYDALTDLPTREHFQEEVRREIQRAQRDGSSMALILLDIDFFKRINESLGHAVGDLILKRVAQRLASNVREYDPLSRLVQSSDISHVGRFGGDEFCVLLSGQNAQSQINAIIERISRALSEPFKVAQHELLLAFSAGVACYPDHAAEPEKLLQLAEIALHQAKQRGRNRHLLYQPSMGQESLHQLALGNKLRHALVNGQFQLHYQPQIDIREHQVIGIEALLRWQDESGDWIPPNHFIPLAEESGMITPIGAWVIEEVCRLQSQLQKQGYSIPVAINISAHQFTHATFLDSLLETMRRHQVPAELIELELTERAIMQDVQETIDRLQAIHRQGIKISIDDFGTGYSSLSYLKRFPIDILKIDRSFIQDVDSNPEDAAIVNTIIALGKSLNLQLIAEGVERAEQVRFLREQGCYGIQGYFYSRPLSEADLLRYLELG; encoded by the coding sequence ATGGCTGAGCCCAACACACTACTCGAGCTGCCGGCTGGCAAGCTGCAGGAGCGCGTCGATTTTCTCGAAGAGCTCAACCGCTGGTATGCGAACGAGTTGGACATTCTCTCTTCGATCGCCGTGGTCTATCAGCACTGCCTTCCGCATGGCAACAGTGAACGGATACTGGGAGCCACTCTCCCTTTTTTGCAGCGTATTGCTCCGTTCAATGCCATCGGTTTTGCACTGACCGACGAAGAGGGCCTCAACTTCAATCTGCGTGGCGTCGGCAGCGGCAGCTTCGATGTCACCCTGCCCCGACTGCTTGATCAGTTGATCGACAATGGCCAGTTTGGCTGGGCGGTCAAGCAGCAGTTGCCCACCCTCTACAAGCAGAAGGAGCAGTTCAACGTCCTGGCCTGTCCGATCGCCGTGCCCAACCAGACGCTCGGCATGATGATCGCCACCTTCGAGGATGAACGCGCCCTGCCGCCTCGGGCACAGCGGCTGCTGATGGCCGTGCTCCAGCATTGTGCCTATGCGCTGCACAATGTGCGGCTCTATCACCAAGTTGAGCGCCAGAACCACTATCTCGAAAAGCTCATCACGGAGCGCAACGACCAGCTCGAACATGCCAGCACATACGATGCCCTGACCGATCTGCCAACCCGGGAGCATTTTCAGGAGGAGGTGCGCCGCGAAATCCAGCGCGCCCAGCGCGACGGCTCCAGCATGGCGCTGATTCTGCTCGACATCGACTTTTTCAAACGGATCAACGAAAGCCTCGGCCATGCCGTGGGTGACCTGATTCTCAAGCGGGTGGCACAGCGTCTGGCCAGCAATGTCCGTGAATATGACCCCCTCTCGCGCCTGGTGCAAAGCAGCGACATCTCCCACGTTGGCCGCTTCGGCGGCGACGAGTTTTGCGTCCTGTTGAGTGGACAGAATGCCCAGAGCCAGATCAACGCCATCATCGAGCGCATCAGCAGGGCGTTGAGCGAGCCGTTCAAGGTGGCACAGCATGAACTGCTGCTCGCCTTCAGTGCCGGCGTCGCCTGCTATCCCGACCATGCCGCGGAGCCCGAAAAGCTGCTGCAACTTGCCGAAATCGCCCTGCATCAGGCCAAGCAACGGGGACGCAATCGCCACCTGCTCTATCAGCCCAGCATGGGACAGGAGTCACTGCATCAGTTGGCCCTCGGCAACAAGCTGCGCCATGCGCTGGTCAATGGCCAGTTCCAGCTTCACTACCAGCCGCAGATCGACATCCGTGAACATCAGGTGATCGGCATCGAGGCGCTGCTGCGCTGGCAGGATGAGAGCGGCGACTGGATCCCTCCCAACCACTTCATCCCGCTGGCCGAGGAGAGCGGCATGATCACGCCGATCGGCGCCTGGGTGATCGAAGAGGTGTGCCGACTGCAAAGCCAGTTGCAAAAACAGGGCTACAGCATCCCGGTGGCCATCAACATCTCGGCCCACCAGTTCACCCATGCCACCTTCCTCGACTCACTGCTCGAAACGATGCGGCGCCATCAGGTACCCGCCGAGTTGATCGAACTGGAGTTGACCGAGCGGGCCATCATGCAGGATGTCCAGGAGACCATCGATCGGCTCCAGGCGATTCATCGGCAGGGCATCAAGATCTCGATCGATGACTTTGGCACCGGCTACTCATCGCTCAGCTATCTGAAGCGCTTCCCGATCGACATCCTGAAAATCGACCGCTCCTTCATCCAGGATGTCGACAGCAACCCCGAAGACGCCGCCATCGTCAACACCATCATCGCCCTCGGCAAGAGCCTCAATCTGCAACTGATTGCCGAAGGGGTCGAACGGGCCGAACAGGTCCGATTTCTGCGCGAACAGGGCTGTTACGGCATCCAGGGTTATTTCTACAGCCGTCCCCTGTCCGAGGCTGATCTGCTGCGCTACCTCGAGCTGGGTTGA
- a CDS encoding amino acid permease: MLTALLRRKSISQALALSEENGLHRALGRFDLIFLGIGAVIGAGIFVLTGIAAATKAGPALSLSFVVAGLACFFAALVYAELASTVPVSGSAYTYSYVTMGEFIAWIIGWDLILEYGVASAAVAIGWSGYFLQLSTAMGLDLPELLTKAPHEGGWINLPAAGVIMLVTLLLAAGVRQSSRVNNVVVLVKLAVIGLFLLVAAPKVQVGNWQPFFPFGWQGVMGGAALIFFAYIGFDAVSTAAEEARNPQRDLPLGILGSLLFCTVIYIAVAMVLTGAVHYSQLNVSHPVAHALELIGSPAAAGLVSVGAIAGLSSVLLVLLYGQSRIFFAMSRDGLLPAAFSRVHPRTRTPVTTIIATGVVVALVAGLLPIGAVAELVNVGTLAAFMLVSIGVIVLRRTQPELKRPFRTPFMPWTPILAILFCGYLIASLDAVTLLRFVVWMAIGMVLYFCYSVRHSTLGRAAAND; this comes from the coding sequence ATGCTGACAGCTCTGTTGCGACGCAAATCGATCAGCCAGGCGCTCGCGCTCAGTGAAGAGAATGGGCTGCACCGTGCGCTGGGTCGGTTCGACCTGATCTTTCTGGGCATTGGTGCGGTCATCGGTGCCGGCATCTTCGTGTTGACCGGCATTGCTGCAGCGACCAAGGCAGGACCGGCGTTGTCGCTCTCATTCGTCGTGGCCGGATTGGCCTGCTTTTTTGCCGCGCTGGTCTATGCCGAACTGGCCTCGACGGTGCCGGTGTCGGGCAGTGCCTATACCTACTCCTATGTGACCATGGGCGAATTCATTGCCTGGATCATCGGCTGGGATCTGATTCTGGAGTATGGCGTGGCCTCGGCGGCGGTGGCCATCGGCTGGTCGGGCTACTTTTTGCAGCTGTCGACCGCGATGGGACTCGATCTGCCGGAGTTGCTGACCAAGGCACCGCACGAAGGTGGCTGGATCAACCTGCCGGCGGCAGGGGTGATCATGCTGGTGACGCTGCTGCTGGCGGCGGGCGTGCGGCAGAGCAGCCGGGTCAACAATGTGGTGGTGCTGGTCAAGCTGGCCGTGATCGGCCTGTTTCTGCTGGTGGCGGCCCCCAAGGTGCAGGTCGGGAACTGGCAGCCGTTCTTTCCGTTCGGCTGGCAGGGGGTGATGGGGGGGGCGGCGCTGATCTTCTTTGCCTACATCGGCTTTGATGCGGTCTCGACTGCGGCCGAGGAGGCGCGCAATCCGCAGCGGGATCTGCCGCTAGGCATTCTCGGGTCGCTGCTGTTCTGCACGGTGATCTATATCGCCGTGGCGATGGTGCTGACCGGCGCAGTTCACTACAGTCAGCTCAACGTCAGCCATCCGGTGGCCCATGCGCTGGAGCTGATCGGCAGCCCGGCCGCTGCCGGACTGGTGAGCGTCGGGGCGATTGCCGGGCTCTCATCGGTGCTGTTGGTGCTGCTTTATGGCCAGAGCCGCATCTTCTTTGCCATGTCGCGTGATGGGCTGCTGCCGGCGGCTTTTTCCCGGGTTCATCCGCGCACCCGCACACCGGTCACCACCATCATTGCCACGGGCGTGGTCGTCGCGCTGGTGGCCGGGTTGCTGCCGATCGGTGCAGTGGCCGAGTTGGTCAATGTCGGGACCCTGGCGGCCTTCATGCTGGTGTCGATCGGTGTGATCGTGCTGCGACGCACCCAACCGGAGCTGAAAAGACCCTTCCGTACACCCTTTATGCCGTGGACGCCGATTCTGGCGATTCTGTTCTGCGGCTATCTGATTGCCAGTCTGGATGCGGTGACGCTGCTGCGTTTCGTGGTCTGGATGGCGATCGGCATGGTGCTCTACTTCTGCTATTCGGTTCGCCACAGCACGCTGGGCAGGGCAGCCGCCAACGACTGA
- the orn gene encoding oligoribonuclease encodes MSRADHLIWIDLEMTGLDPDRDRIIEIATLITDADLNVVAEGPVMAIHQSDEVLAAMDEWNQHHHGVSGLIDRVRTSGVDEQDAERITLDFLGRYIEPRRSPMCGNSICQDRRFLARHMPRLERFFHYRNLDVSTIKELARRWRPELLNGLNKRATHVAMDDVKESIAELSHYRAQFFRMNEDG; translated from the coding sequence ATGAGCCGTGCCGACCACCTGATCTGGATCGATCTGGAGATGACCGGGCTCGATCCCGACCGGGACCGCATCATCGAGATCGCCACCCTGATCACCGATGCCGATCTCAATGTGGTTGCCGAAGGTCCGGTGATGGCGATTCACCAGTCCGATGAGGTGCTGGCGGCAATGGATGAGTGGAACCAGCACCACCATGGCGTCTCCGGGTTGATCGACCGGGTCCGAACCAGTGGTGTCGACGAGCAGGATGCCGAGCGCATCACACTCGATTTTCTCGGCCGCTATATCGAGCCACGGCGCTCACCGATGTGCGGGAACAGCATCTGTCAGGATCGCCGCTTTCTGGCCCGACACATGCCACGGCTGGAGCGGTTCTTTCACTACCGGAACCTCGATGTCAGCACCATCAAGGAGCTGGCGCGGCGCTGGCGTCCGGAGTTGCTGAATGGCCTGAACAAGCGGGCCACCCATGTCGCCATGGATGATGTCAAGGAGTCGATCGCCGAACTCAGCCACTACCGGGCGCAGTTCTTTCGCATGAATGAGGACGGGTAG
- a CDS encoding Trm112 family protein, producing the protein MLDPKLLQILVCPVTKAPLVYHKERNELLCKASGLAYPIRDDIPIMLESEARLLTEEEKKQL; encoded by the coding sequence ATGCTGGACCCCAAACTTCTGCAGATTCTGGTCTGCCCCGTCACCAAGGCACCGCTGGTCTATCACAAGGAGCGCAACGAGTTGCTGTGCAAAGCCAGCGGTCTCGCCTACCCCATCCGCGATGACATTCCGATCATGCTCGAGTCCGAAGCCCGCCTGTTGACCGAGGAAGAAAAAAAGCAGTTGTGA
- a CDS encoding MFS transporter, producing the protein MRKKNDGMFYGWVLLAVISLCYFLGVGLCMYGLSVVLPLMIEEFGWSRGQASVGFSLLLLVWGVSAPLVSIFIRRFSTRKTYLTGGILIVCGALLIYQTSSLYIFYLGTGFFIAIGLSMTSVLPGSNLLVTWFVQRRALAMGLFMANGGLGGFVASPMVAALVEQTGNWRIVWLLMAVCGLLVGLLGFWAIRERPEEIGQHPDGVKNPAEAHVTATSTNAVFKTSENWTLREALRTRFFWLTVLVACAATTASATINAHLILHLSDIGVSSLVAASSLGMVAILNSTGRILSGGIGDRIDPRWILAAGMVFQAIGFLLLNFATSQPLVYLFTVLFGMGIGVYLIALTALTANYFGALNFSAIAAIQALSYTLVAASGPIAAGAIFDRTGSYQTVFISLAALTALCALCVGWMKPPVRSTPSIETAGN; encoded by the coding sequence ATGCGCAAAAAAAATGACGGGATGTTCTATGGATGGGTTCTTCTGGCCGTGATCAGCCTCTGCTATTTCCTCGGGGTCGGGCTGTGCATGTACGGCCTCAGCGTCGTGCTGCCGCTGATGATCGAGGAGTTCGGCTGGAGTCGAGGTCAGGCCTCGGTGGGATTCTCTCTGCTGCTGCTGGTGTGGGGCGTCAGTGCTCCGCTGGTGTCGATCTTCATCCGCCGATTCAGCACACGAAAGACCTATCTGACGGGCGGCATCCTGATCGTCTGCGGCGCTCTGCTGATCTACCAGACATCCTCTCTGTACATTTTCTATCTGGGTACCGGCTTCTTCATCGCCATCGGTCTCTCCATGACCAGCGTGCTGCCTGGAAGCAATCTGCTGGTGACCTGGTTCGTGCAGCGCCGCGCACTGGCGATGGGGCTGTTCATGGCCAATGGTGGACTGGGAGGCTTCGTGGCCTCACCCATGGTCGCGGCACTGGTGGAGCAGACCGGCAACTGGCGGATCGTCTGGCTGCTGATGGCTGTCTGCGGCCTGCTGGTCGGCCTCCTCGGCTTTTGGGCCATTCGAGAACGGCCTGAGGAGATTGGCCAGCATCCAGACGGTGTCAAGAACCCCGCTGAGGCGCATGTCACCGCAACCTCGACCAATGCCGTGTTCAAGACCAGTGAAAACTGGACCCTGCGCGAAGCGCTGCGCACCCGTTTTTTCTGGCTCACCGTTCTGGTGGCCTGTGCGGCCACCACTGCTTCGGCAACCATCAACGCCCATCTGATTCTGCATCTGTCCGACATCGGTGTCTCATCGCTGGTTGCTGCGAGCAGTCTGGGGATGGTCGCCATCCTCAACTCGACAGGACGCATTCTCAGCGGCGGCATTGGCGACCGCATCGATCCAAGGTGGATTCTGGCCGCAGGCATGGTGTTCCAGGCGATCGGGTTTCTCCTGCTCAATTTCGCCACCTCCCAGCCGCTGGTCTATCTGTTCACGGTGCTGTTCGGGATGGGTATCGGTGTCTACCTGATCGCGCTGACGGCGCTGACCGCCAACTATTTCGGCGCGCTCAACTTTTCCGCCATCGCTGCGATACAGGCGCTCTCCTACACGCTGGTTGCCGCATCCGGACCCATCGCCGCAGGAGCCATCTTCGACCGCACCGGCAGTTATCAGACGGTGTTCATCTCTCTGGCCGCATTGACTGCACTCTGCGCGCTCTGCGTCGGCTGGATGAAACCACCGGTTCGATCAACACCCTCCATTGAAACTGCGGGAAATTGA
- a CDS encoding MFS transporter: protein MQPLPENPADPSAKPPFHGWRMVAIAFFTDFISVGFFFYSYGIFFLALSKEFGGSHLDVSLGFMISNVSGALMAPFLGRALDRYPTRWIMLLGATVLALGYGLLSTISALWQFYLILATCNAFGGAAMGGQASSKLVAAWFIRKRGLALGIATMGISASGLVMPTLSAWLIDHIGWRGGYLVYCIVALLCVAPVVALLVRSNPEELGQRPDGATDAQHRAFLGGAEAEWSTAAILRSSNFWFIALTFALLVGVFQAILIHMVPQLTSQGLSTTQAAMILSVSAGIGVIGKVVFGWLTDHNEPKFAVWLCIITQLLGAILLMLCSSYLWLLLGGALFGFGMGGVVPLQSSTTGQIFGRLSFGRVSGLIRPAMIPLQMCAVPLAGWIYDQTGSYRISYLIMILALLIAAITIALVKVPAREPDVAAAIE from the coding sequence ATGCAGCCTCTGCCTGAAAATCCTGCCGACCCTTCGGCAAAGCCTCCATTTCACGGCTGGCGGATGGTGGCCATCGCCTTCTTTACCGACTTCATTTCGGTCGGCTTTTTTTTCTACTCCTACGGCATCTTCTTTCTTGCACTGAGCAAGGAGTTCGGCGGCAGTCACCTGGATGTGTCGCTCGGTTTCATGATCAGCAATGTCAGCGGCGCCCTGATGGCGCCCTTTCTCGGACGGGCGCTCGACCGCTACCCCACCCGCTGGATCATGCTGCTCGGCGCGACGGTACTGGCACTGGGTTATGGATTGCTCTCGACCATCTCGGCACTGTGGCAGTTCTATCTGATTCTCGCCACCTGCAATGCCTTTGGTGGTGCGGCCATGGGCGGGCAGGCCTCTTCCAAACTGGTTGCGGCCTGGTTCATCCGCAAGCGTGGTCTGGCGCTGGGCATCGCCACCATGGGCATCTCCGCCTCGGGCCTGGTGATGCCAACACTCTCCGCCTGGCTGATCGACCATATCGGCTGGCGCGGTGGCTACCTAGTCTACTGCATTGTAGCCCTGCTTTGCGTGGCACCAGTGGTGGCACTGCTGGTCAGATCCAACCCGGAAGAGCTTGGCCAACGGCCTGACGGTGCCACCGATGCACAGCACCGCGCCTTTCTGGGTGGCGCTGAAGCCGAATGGAGCACGGCTGCCATTCTGCGATCGAGCAATTTCTGGTTCATTGCGCTGACCTTCGCGTTGCTGGTCGGGGTGTTTCAGGCCATTCTGATCCACATGGTGCCGCAATTGACCAGCCAGGGGCTTTCGACCACCCAGGCCGCCATGATCCTCTCGGTCTCGGCAGGCATTGGCGTGATCGGCAAGGTGGTGTTCGGCTGGCTGACCGACCACAATGAGCCGAAGTTCGCGGTCTGGCTCTGCATCATCACGCAACTGCTTGGCGCGATCCTGCTGATGCTCTGCAGCAGTTACCTCTGGCTGTTGCTGGGTGGCGCCTTGTTCGGTTTCGGCATGGGCGGTGTCGTGCCACTGCAAAGTTCCACCACCGGACAGATCTTCGGTCGCCTGTCGTTCGGCCGAGTTTCGGGTCTGATCCGACCGGCAATGATTCCGCTGCAGATGTGCGCGGTCCCGCTGGCCGGCTGGATCTATGATCAAACCGGCAGCTACCGCATCTCCTACCTGATCATGATCCTGGCACTGCTGATCGCTGCCATCACCATCGCCCTGGTCAAGGTGCCTGCACGCGAACCCGATGTCGCGGCAGCCATCGAGTGA